ATCAACCTGTGCACCGCTTAAATCAGCACCTTCAAAAATAGCATTGGCAAGATTGGCCCCACTTAGATTCGCCCCGGCTAGATTTGCGCCAGAAAAATCAGCATCGGACAGATCCGCATCTGCAAGATTGGCCTCTTGTAGATCGGCTTCGATCATTTCTACGTTGGAAAAATTCGCACCCTTTGCAGACATTGAACCCATTTTCGCTTCAGACAGATTCGCATTGTTCAATTTTGCCCCATCAAGACGGGCGAACGTCAGGTCGGTTCTGGGGTCTGTGCTTTCATTTTCAAGAAATTTCCCTGCACGAAGGTCCGCATCCATCAGGTTTGCATCCGTTAGCTTGGCCCCATGAAGGTTTGCCCCTTTCAGGTCTGATCGTTCCAGATTGGCCCGTGACAGATTGCAAAATTGAAAATCTGCCCTGAATAGATCAGCATTGGATATATCCGCATTGCTCAGGATAGATCGATTGAAATTGGCTGCAGCGCCGATAATTTTCTGAAGATTTACACTATTAAGATCAAGACCGGATATATCCGCACCTGATAAATCAGCACGAATGCCTTCAGGCTTTCCCAAAAGAAAGTCTGCGTGACTGCTTAGTGTTTGGGCTAATCCCCCCAAGGCCATTTTTTTCGAACTCCTTACAAAATGCTATCTACTGAATACGGTTTCGGATATTAAAACTGCCCCTAAATGAGGCTTGATTCCTTAATGCAGCCTTTATATTCGATACAGTTTTATATAATTCATTATAAATATATAATTAAGGAAGATATTTTTTATAGATGATTTTCTATAGATGATTTTCTAGTGTGATCAGGTATCAAGAAAGCGCGCCTTTTTTAACCTGAGATCAGCCATGTTTATTGACGTCTATTCTGACCCCGTTTGTCCGTGGTGTTTTATTGGCCACCAAAGGCTGGCAACAGCGTTGGGCATGGCCGGTCTTTGTGATGGCAAAGATGGGCTGGCAGTGCGATGGCAGGTGTTTCAGTTAAATCCTACAATGGCCGCAGGCGGCATGGACCGGAAGGCGTATCTCAGCGCTAAATTTGGCTCACCTGTCCGGGCCCAATCGGTTTATGGCACCATCCATTCAGAGGGAATTCGCGAAGGCATCGCCTTTGCGTTTGATCGTATCAAGCGCACCCCAAACACCCTTGATGCCCACCGGTTAATGCGCCTTGCATCGCGATCTGGCCGTGGGTCAAGCGTTGCAGAAGGATTGTTTTCTGCTTATTTCCTCGAAGGCCGTGATATTGGAGATCATGGGGTCTTGTCAGATATCGGGCAGACCTGCGGGATCGAATTAATAGATACGGCGCCAGAGATTTTATCGGTG
This is a stretch of genomic DNA from Rhodospirillales bacterium. It encodes these proteins:
- a CDS encoding DsbA family oxidoreductase — its product is MFIDVYSDPVCPWCFIGHQRLATALGMAGLCDGKDGLAVRWQVFQLNPTMAAGGMDRKAYLSAKFGSPVRAQSVYGTIHSEGIREGIAFAFDRIKRTPNTLDAHRLMRLASRSGRGSSVAEGLFSAYFLEGRDIGDHGVLSDIGQTCGIELIDTAPEILSVADYLASSEDADDVRREDAAARARGISGVPFYVFDERLSISGAQSPEVLARAIELANQYS